Genomic segment of Clostridiales bacterium:
AGTGGCTGGCGCGGCTCCGCGACGCCCAGGGCAGGCAGCGCATCCTCGCGCGGATCACCCGGCTCTCCTTCGGGAACCCCGGAGACGTGAAGCCGGTCGGCGATGGAGTGAGCGAGATGCGCGTCCCGCACGGCCCCGGGTACCGCGTGTACTTC
This window contains:
- a CDS encoding type II toxin-antitoxin system RelE/ParE family toxin, which produces MIEIRRTDEFDEWLARLRDAQGRQRILARITRLSFGNPGDVKPVGDGVSEMRVPHGPGYRVYFTRRGELFVVLLIGGDKSSQDKDIAKAKQLAAGLGEDD